GGTGTGTACATCATTACCTTCAGTGGGTTGGACTGTGTTCCTCCCTCGTCATCTGAATCTTCATCCGACTCCATCACGTCCTCTGCATCCTGCCACTCCACATTCAGACCTTTGTGGAAGCGTAGACGTGttcctggagaaaaaaaagacagagacaAGTGTTTGAAAAGAGATCTCCAAATAAAGCTTCAGAACAGTTATGTAAGAAACAAACATGTTCCAGGCCAAGGGTGTGAGCTTTTACTCCTGGTGCTCTGCATTTGTAACAGCAGAAGGTGCTGTTCACCACATTTCCTAAACTTACTGATCAACAAAACAGCCATCACAATATCAGATGTTATTTTGTTCACATGTTCTTGGGAAcaatttatctgtgtgtgtctttaCCTTTCAGGAAGCAATGCCAAGCAGTGGAGGGCCAGGAATGGGACCATCCCAGGTCATCATCATCGGACAGAGATGACATGCAGAAAATGCCTGACTCCGACTCACTGCTGGCCTGGAAAATGCACATAAAACAGCCTCAAAATTATGTACTATATGCTATTTATTATATATGCTATTTTCTTTTCAATAAggctaaatgtttttaaattataaaggcacttataaaaactaataaaaattaaaaagcacaaaaaaatataaaaataaaagctatttaaaaatatcaattaaaattatagtatataaataattctaaaataaatcctaaatataaatataaaaaaatacttaaatagtatataaataattatatttatattttaaatttacacTGATGAACCATAAATGACAACATAtctgatatacacacacacacacacacacacactcacacacacacacacacatatatatatatatatatatatatatatatatatatatttatatatatttatatctcatcatttactcaagcctgaatgacttactttcttttgtggaacataaaagaaggattttgaagaaaaaagaaaaatgtttgatgtttcacaagttattttcttttatgttccattcATGTTAGGCTGTTGTAGCCtgttgaatcaaataaaatatttgtttctaaAGCTACTATTTGTAAATGTCTACTAAATACTTTCTTATTTAACCAAAAAAtagctttaaataatcttttgtggGTATTATCAAAGCCACATGTAACCAAATGTaatttgcaaataatttgataaatcgacacatcatgtaattaattagatttatatagatttatatatgtgtgtatgtgtttctgGGTGGCAAACTTTCTCAGTTCACTCACCATTGGCAAGTGTGGCAATAAGTTTATTCTAGATCTTGATAACAGCAGCACATAACATTCTCAAAAACCCCTGAGCCATTCATAAAATCCCATTATAAGTGTTTGCATTTGTAAAGGCCTGATGCGGTACCCTGGTGCGGCGGCGTTCTCTCATGAGGCTGCGGACGGGACTGGGGGCGCTGCTGGAAGACAGAGGGGGTCTAGCGTAGGAATGTAAACTGCTACTGTTGGAGAAGATGTGGACAGGAGAAGACCTGCAATGAAAATGCATCATCAGTACAGTCCAAGCTGTGCCATTTACATTCATGTGCAGCTGTATAAATGCCAGGATTTCCTGACCGGTTGTGTGGGGTGTTCTGGAGCAGGGGGCTTTGAGGGCTGGTGGCAATGTTGGCCAGCTCGGTGAGCCAGTTTGTGTGTGAAACATTGGCCTCAGGCCTGGAGCTCCGCCCCTCGATGGGCCCCTCCTCATGATGCGACACACCCGGGGTCACCTGGAACACACCCGGGGTCGACTGGTCATCTTGCACCTCCTGCAGCTCAGGCAGGTCATCTGCAGACACAGAAACTGTCATTGCAAACAGTATTTGGAATCGTAAATGTGTTTTTTACCCTTTCAGAAGAAAGCATGAGTGGCAAATCTAATTACCGTACTCCATGTGACTCGTGTTAGAAGGGCAGCCAGGTGAGGAGGGCAGGCGTTCATTGCATTTAAGCAAATCGAAGCCCTCGTCCATACCTGAGCTCTGTGTCTGGACTTCCTGGACACTCTGAGGGACAGACTGAGTTTTCACTTCCCACACCATATTATAACATATCAGCTGGGCAGGCTGTGAAAGCAAGAGATGTGTTGCAGTGAAAGCAAAACGGGTTGGTAGTTTACAAACCAGCTTACTCGCACAGGTTTTACTTTGTAGGCATTtgtattgaatgaatgaatgaatgcggGACAACAGAAGTAAACACTGGAACAACAACGGTTGTGTTGGGTAGCCTATTGTGCAATGTTCTTGGCCACTGTTCGATCGCGTTAACATTCGTTTCACAATTAAACGAGTCGTCAAGGATTGAATCCTTAACAAAGCAAATCTCGTCGTGTTAAATAACGCGTTTTGTTTGTGGCCCGTTTCTGTGAAGCGTGGTCACGTGACCCGCATTGCACGCAAGGCTTGTTTATAAACTTTCTGGGACTTGGCGCATGCGCAGCGCAGCTCATTCATTCATAACTGCGTAACAACGGGGGATCAATAACAGCGATAGATTGCGCTAGAATATTCTCCCTAACTTTAGAGAAACGCAGATGGAAGTCCCCTCGTTCGATCCCACCGAGGATACATCCGTGTTTATGATCGGAAAGCTTTATTTGTATCCATTTTTGCTCGCTCGACGGTTTCGATTTTTCCACACGGGAAGACAATCAGATTTTTCTGCACTCGcgaacagacaaaaacaaaaaagacaaaatcgCATAGATGTTTTGGTTTAAAACTGCTTTTCTAACACTAATATTGTCGTTGTTAAAGCTGAACACGAGAACAATAACTTCAATACGACTGTCGCAACAATACGAATATCTTTgtttgcaacaaaaaaataaaaatcggtAAAAACTCATTAACAACTGCGGTATTTAACCAAACCACATCGTATACAGACCCCACAGCTATCAGACGTTTGATCAATGTAGAATAATGTTTacaaatgaactcaaatgtcaacaGTGGGAGCTGTAAACAAAAGAATGTCAACAAGTTGAGACATGGTACATCATGTCCTTCCTTTTACCTCACTGTAATGAATGGACACCATGTTTTCTTCTGGGTTTTGAGGAAAAACACGACTGTCTGTGTTTAATTATTGTCGCTACGGTGATGTAGAGAATCACAAAaccacaaacaaaacaacaaacgtCACAGAGAAAAAAACCCTTCGAGTAAAAAGTTGTCATTTGCGATCGAAACAATGAATGACAGTCTTTTGGCTCGCCGCAGCCTCAACCGTCACCGTCTTAGACAGCCACGCAAAATAAAGTTCATTGACATTACTGTTTCGTTTCGTGGTAATATTTCAACAACTTTTTTCACTTACCAAACCTGTCGCCATTACCGAGTATCTCTGGCATTCTCCGCGAAGGCAGGACTGATTACTTTTAGATCTGGCTTCCCATTGGTGGAGACGCACGTCAGTTTAGTGAGCTCGAAGCGCGATTGGCTAATCGCTTGCACCCTGGGTTAGACATGGATGGTTTGTTATTGTGTTTGTGATTGGCCAGTTCTGCATGTCCGTTACATCAGCCGTGAATCTCATTGGTTGagacggatttttttttttttttgtcgaaaGACCCTCCCGCTTTGTTAAACGGGGGGTTTAAGGTATGTATTGTATTAAGGCgttataaacaaacataaaacaacattGGTCCTTGCATGATTTgggtaatattataatataactgCTCATTAAGCTATAGATTAAACGTGATATAGCTGATGGTTAACCGCAAGTACAGGTTATGCacccaaaaaattatatatatataatatatcacatCTGAGCAAGTTTCACTTTTGAAGgcatttctatttttaatgttACTCATTGAGGTAACATGCATCATAACATATAATACACGCATATTATGAATGAAAACGAATCATTTGTAGCATAGGACTAATAATcacaacatgatttttttttaaatacaaaattgttCTTTATTTGAATGGAAAGTCAAATATAACTGACGGTATAGTACTGGGCTCTCTTGCACCAAGAGAGTGTAGACCTTTGATCCATTTTCAGGACATAAAAAGCATTAGCGACTTCTCAATTAGGCGGCAGAAATTCACACAGAAATGGTACAGAAATGAGCACTGATTGGCAATTAAAAGTCTTTCCCTCCCCGGGTGAACAGGGTAGAAATTATGTAAAGTTACACTGACGCACAGATATGGTTTAGGGATTCACTACAGGTTAGTTTACCAACAGACAAACCTGTGGGGATCTACATGGGAAGAGGTGATGATGGCTAAGCTGTTCATTTTAGAGGTAGACAGTAATGAATTCAGTAATGTTTTAGGAAGAAATGGATAATACTAGTAATGCACATGACTTGCTGTGAAGCAAAAGATCCAATCAACAAGGACAAACTTCTCATACATCAAGAGATAGAGAAAAAAACGGTGTCCAAATACTGCAGAAATGAAGAATAAAGCAAGTGTTTTGAAGAACATTATCAAAATGCCAAAAGCTTCCAGAAACAAAGTAAACGTAACTCAAAAATATACACAGGAAAAGAGAGGAATCATTCAGACTTTTTCAGAGAGCGCAAATGTCATTGAGCATCTAGAAATGAAGGTGAATGTACAATTTGTGCATGTTGAATACATCTCAATTCATTGTGAAAtgatatagttattttaaaaaaagaacaattaataaaaatgtgctACACCATTTTAAAACTAAAGATACACAATGCCTATATTAACTATTCTTATGTGACTGTGAGGAGTTTCTTTAAAAGATTGTGCAAAAACAAGGAATTAAAAACATGTAGTGTTGTTCAACCTcaagttcacccagaaatgataatttgatgaaaatgtatacGCTCCCTCAGGGCAtcgaagatgtagatgagtttgtttcttcatcagacttGGAGAAACTTAACATTTCattacttgctcagcaatggatgtgaatgggtgccgtcagagtgagagtccaaaaagctgataaaaacttcacagTAATCCACCTGATTTAGATAAAATCATTTTTggaccctcattctgacggcacccattcactgcagaggatccgttgttgagaaagtgatgtaatactacatttctccaaatctgatgaagaaacaaactcatctgcatcttggatggcctgggggtgagtacattttaatttctggTTGAGCTGTTCCATTAAATTAGGTATTTTTATTACACTGGCaacaaagtgcaataatattcagactgcattttaattttttatacgtTATTGAGTCTGTCTCCTTTCATATTGTATTCCCAAGCAATTTGAAAGTTTACTAACTCATGGAAATGTAATGAAACTTGAGTATAAAAGTCAACGtgaaacaaatgttattttatagcCATTGCAATTTTTAATACaaacttttattcattattaatgtgCTCTAAGTAAATATGCTCAATTTAGTTTTCATGTTGACTTCCAACTCATGGCATGTAGTCCATAATTCATTATAAGTCACTGTTCACATTTCATGTTTAGTCAAAAATAGTGGCTCGCAGTAAAAATGATTTTACTTAACACTGAAAACACTGACAAATGCTCAACAGCAGATTTGAAAATTCAGAAGTATAGCTTTAAAagaatattttaacatattacaGTGCTGTATATGGCATAACAACGCACTCTTTGTGTGGAAAAGATGCAGCATGTGAAAGAAACACAaaccaagtttttaaaaaatgataaagaTTCAGATAAACAAACTGGTACCAAATCCCCAAACCAAATAACCATGAGGAATCTCCCATAAACCTTGAGTACCCTGGAGGAAAGTGCTCGCATTTGGCTtttcacatctaaaaaaaaacccCAAGATCATAGACACACACCGGAGTTTCACAtctgtgaatgcaaaacaataactTCAAGCTTATGACCTATGTTAACACGATTTCTCCACCATGATGACGGGCCTCTACTTACCATCTTCTCATCGTTCACATTGCATTATAAGTTTGCGATGTTTATTGATTAACTGATTTCATGCATTCGGCTCCTCTATTGCGATGTGACTCCCGAAGAGCGTGATCAGCTGCTCCTCGTAATTGGCTATGTTTCGTTTCATGATGTCCATGCAGGGGCCTAATAACCTCTCAAAGGCCTGCACGTCCATTACTGTGAAACACAAGGTGAATGATCACATGACCCGCCGTGCAGCTGAGATGCATTgctatataatgtataatgcattaccTAAGCATTTGACGTTGTCCATGGCGTATGCAGAAGCCGCCCGTGGCTTGTTAGTGACGAGTGCCAGCTCTCCGAAATACTGACCTCTTGAGCATGTGGCAATCTCCACCTCCTCGTCTTCAGTGTCGTTTTTCGActgaaaaaaacattgtcatgtaAATGCACGTGAATCTTTTTTAAGCTGAAGGATTTATGGGTTTATTAAGATGCATAATGAACCGAATTGTGCCGATTCTTCTGATGTTTGACTCACTTTGCTCCTCTTCATAGTGATCCTAACGTGTCCGGACTCTACGATGTAGAAACAATCTGCCAAATCACCCTGTGAACACAAGGTAGCAGTTTTTAGAAAGTGGTCTTTTCTGctcatttatgtgatcaaaaatacagtaaaaacagtgtaattgtgaaatattattctaatttaaaatgactgttttctatttgaatatatttaaaaatgaaatttatttctgtgatgcaaagctgtattttcagcattattcctacagt
The sequence above is drawn from the Carassius gibelio isolate Cgi1373 ecotype wild population from Czech Republic chromosome B25, carGib1.2-hapl.c, whole genome shotgun sequence genome and encodes:
- the hbp1 gene encoding HMG box-containing protein 1 isoform X1, which codes for MVSIHYSEPAQLICYNMVWEVKTQSVPQSVQEVQTQSSGMDEGFDLLKCNERLPSSPGCPSNTSHMEYDDLPELQEVQDDQSTPGVFQVTPGVSHHEEGPIEGRSSRPEANVSHTNWLTELANIATSPQSPLLQNTPHNRSSPVHIFSNSSSLHSYARPPLSSSSAPSPVRSLMRERRRTRASSESESGIFCMSSLSDDDDLGWSHSWPSTAWHCFLKGTRLRFHKGLNVEWQDAEDVMESDEDSDDEGGTQSNPLKSYGSDGLKLVVFEESVSFGQSVLKLTFDPGSSEAGLLTAECSLGHPFFVKNKGWSSFYPSLTVVQHGIPCYDMEVGDLCLPPGHRDAINCDDSVVFDTFKSYDFTPLDSSAVYVLSSMARQRRASQSSGGAVSPDCDKLEALSSSHHSPSSKSQRSHASGSSGATPTKCKRPMNAFMLFAKKYRVEYTQMYPGKDNRAISVILGDKWKKMKNEERRMYTMEAKALAEEQKRLNPDCWKRKRTNSGSQQN
- the hbp1 gene encoding HMG box-containing protein 1 isoform X2, with amino-acid sequence MATGLPAQLICYNMVWEVKTQSVPQSVQEVQTQSSGMDEGFDLLKCNERLPSSPGCPSNTSHMEYDDLPELQEVQDDQSTPGVFQVTPGVSHHEEGPIEGRSSRPEANVSHTNWLTELANIATSPQSPLLQNTPHNRSSPVHIFSNSSSLHSYARPPLSSSSAPSPVRSLMRERRRTRASSESESGIFCMSSLSDDDDLGWSHSWPSTAWHCFLKGTRLRFHKGLNVEWQDAEDVMESDEDSDDEGGTQSNPLKSYGSDGLKLVVFEESVSFGQSVLKLTFDPGSSEAGLLTAECSLGHPFFVKNKGWSSFYPSLTVVQHGIPCYDMEVGDLCLPPGHRDAINCDDSVVFDTFKSYDFTPLDSSAVYVLSSMARQRRASQSSGGAVSPDCDKLEALSSSHHSPSSKSQRSHASGSSGATPTKCKRPMNAFMLFAKKYRVEYTQMYPGKDNRAISVILGDKWKKMKNEERRMYTMEAKALAEEQKRLNPDCWKRKRTNSGSQQN